TGATCGGGTTTCTCTGGGATCCCTTCACGCCAACGCCGGCAGGCTATGGTGTTGGTAAGATCACATTGCTCTTTTTAACGGGGATACTGATGATCCCTTACCCGGTGGTAGCAGAGCGCTGGCTAAACAATTTTAACCTGAATGCGCCCTCCTGGTCATTGTTCTGGGAGTATGTGGCAAATATCGTGTATGGGCTGCTGTTGTGGAAACTTCCCAGGCGGGTACTCTTAGTATTGCTTTGCATAGCGGCAGCTGGTTTGGTTTATGTAGGCTATACTGCGGGCAACATGATGGGGGGCTGGAGTGGTGGTACTTTCTGGCAGGGCGGTGCAAGGATTTCTTATGGTTTCCTGGCGGGTATGCTGGTGTACAGGTATCATATTATTATCAGCAATAAACTGGGTTTCATAGGGCTTTCCGTGTTGTTGCTGGCCGCCCTGATGATGCCACATTTTAAATATAACTGGCTCGCAGAAACCGGGGTGGTAATGCTGTATTTTCCCTTGCTGGTGGCATTGGGTGCCGGCGCGGGTCTGCATTCAGCCGTACAGGGCTTATGTAATTTCCTGGGCAAACTCTCCTACCCTTTATATATGACACACTATATGGTGATGTTTGTGTTCTCGGGTTACCTGCTGAAGTATAAACCAGATAACGCGCAGATCACATGGATAGTCATCATTGGATTAATCCTGCTGGTTGGCTTTGCATGGCTGGTGATGGTGTTGTTTGATACCCCCGTAAGGAAATACTTAACTAGTCTACGAGGCAATTCGTAGATTAGTTATTATGAAAGCTATATCATTGTTTTTCCTGTGCTTGTTGGTACATGTATCCCTTATAGCCCAGTTAGATACCACGTTTTTTTATGGTAGTTTGCTGGCTGCCCGTTCCGGCAAGGTTGTATGTTAGCAGCAGCATGGCTGGGCCAATATAGCAGCTCGTATTCCCAATAGCGAATCGACCAATTTTGAGCCGGCTTCTTTATCAAAAGTGTTCCGTCATGCACCTGGTCGAAAAGTCCTATACCAGGCCGGATGATCCTATAAATAAGTATTTGAAAGAGGTTCCCTATACCGGGATTAAGATCCGGCATTTAGTCTCACATACGGGTGATTTACCTGATTTTGAAATATTTGACAAGGCCTACCTGGCCGCGTGTTTACGAAGGAAGGGATTGCCATTGTTAAAAATGGCGATCCCAAAACAGCAAGAGCGTTTTATCAAAAATCCCTGCTATTGAATCCTGCAAATAAAGAAGCAGTGGATCGCCTAAAATGAATAAGCATAATTCATCGTTCCAGTCCATTCCGTAAGCCTGTCTTTATGCAGGTAAAGCAGCGAGCCCCCCAGGTTATGCTTTCTCCCTCTCGGCGTAAAGCCCAGCGTCAATCCTGTATTGAAAAGCCTGGATTGAACCTGCGCCACCTTCGTAATATTATAAGTGCTCAGTAAAACGGCTTTGCAGGTCTTCTTAAAAAACTGTTTGCTGATATTGATATTAGGTCCAAAGAATTCAGTATTGAGCCCCGTGGAAGTATTATAATAATAATTGAAAGCGGTGCTCAACGAAAGATCCAGCTTCGTAAGCAAATGAGTATAACTGATATTGGCAGTAAAGAAACTGCTCAGCTGATCATTGGCATCGCGCTTATCGCTGGCGTGCTGGAAAGACGTATTCAGTGTGATGGCACTACTTCTTATCTTATATAGCAACATGGTATTGTACGTTGTATTTACCTGGTAATAATCGAGTGTATCAAGCGGATTAGTAAAATATGGATCGGCTAAGGGGCGTACACGGGTAAATGTATTAAAATTGGAATACCCTGCATTCATCATCCAATGCTCATTGGGAGTAATGCTGGTGTTGATGCTGGCCACCCAGCGCCGGGTATCACTCATTTTTGCATGATCGAGATTATTGACCTGCATACCTGCATTACCTGTAACTGACATTCTCCCTTTGAAGAGTTGCACAGCAGGCGCGATCGTGATATTCCGCATATCGTTGACGACAGCATAGGCACCCAGGGTATTGTAACCGGGTGCAATTCGTTCATAGCGCAGTTGAAGCGCATAAGTATTGCCATTATAACCTACGCCTGCCTGTATTGCATCAAAGAATAGATCGTTTAATAAAGAGACAGAATATTCGGCATCTGCAAAAATGCGTTTGCTGATGCGTTGTTTGATGGCAATTGCAGCCGTCTGGTTGTAATGAGCGGGATCCTTTGCCGCAAAGAGGGATATACTATAGCTGTTACCATTATTTTCATACCCTAATTTTGTACCATATCCTTTCCTGTTTTCTGCTTTCAACAAGGTGCCATACATAGCCGCCATGCGCCATTTTCCGGGATTCAATTCCACTCCTGCCCCATTGAATACATGACCTGCAAGCGTGTAATTGGAGAACTGCATACTACTGCTGCCCAGGTATAATTTTGCCCATTTATAAGATGGTGCGAAGCGGTACTGGTTGAAGGGCTGGGAATAGCTGCTTCCCTGGTTGCTATAGCTAAATGAAAATGGCAGACTATAACCAAACAGGTTCATGTTGACATTGCCATTCAGGTACCAGGCAAAGGGATCACGGCGCTGCGCTATGCCATAGGCTTTGTAGGCAGTCATACTGGCATTGATGCTGCCATTCATGGTAATTCCTTTTTTCAGGCCCAGCTGGTCAATGGCTTGAGCGGAGGCTTGTTGAACAAACAAGAGGGTGTAGATCAGGTATTTCATAGTATCAGTAAATCACTTCAATGACTTTGCTCATGGCCGACTTCACATCACCTGGCAGTACAGCGGTAATTTTATATTTGTATACATTCCCGGGAAAGAGGACCTTATCGGTGTAGTCGTGTAAGTTACCATCCAGTGTTGTATACAGGGTAAACAAATCATTACTCTTGGCGCGGTAAATCCGGAATTGCTTTACACCTGCTAAATGATATTGCCAGTGTAACAGGATGTGCTGATCCTGTTTCTCCGCCTTCCAGCTCGTGATTGGCGGCCGGGTTCCGCTTTCGAAAAACACATCGCTACTAATGGCGATGGCTTTATTGCCGGCAGCATCACATACGAGCAATTCATAGTAGTAAGTATTGCCGGGCCGGAGAGCAGTGTCTCTAAAGCTGCTCATTTTTTGTGGATGATCCCACGCAGATATTTGAACCCGGCTACTATCCTTTGTATTGACCCTGTAAAGTATGTACCGTATCGCATCTTCACTGGAACTATTTTGCCATTCTAATACAATAGCCGTATCTGTGCCGATCGCTTTTGTAAACAGGGAAGCTGATGGCGGGATGGTATCCGGCCGCTTTAATAGAATGACTGCTGAATAGGGAGAGGTATTATAGTTTTTATCTACTGCAATAACTTTGTAGAAGATGTTGGCACTGAGTGTATGCAAGGTAAGGGTATCAGTAAAAGCAGGTTGGGATAAAATCTTTTTACTTAGCTCTACAAATTCTTCTGTAAGACTATTCGCACGAAATACCCGGTAGCCGAGCAAATCGGGTTCGATATTGGCCTTCCATTTTAATGTCGCAATACCTATGGAATCTACATTTCCATTGAAACCTGTAGGCACAGCAGGAGGAATGGTATCGATGAGCTGTGCAAAATAGGGAAATGAATAAATCGCCTTCCCCTGTTTGGTGATGCCTTTGATGCGGTAATAGTTCGAATTGCCGGGATGTTGATCTGTAAAAGCATATGCTATTTTATTGAAGTTGGCAATGGGCCGGAATGGCCCTTTACTATTAGCAGCCCTTGTAATAACGATCTTTGCTAACTGATCTTTCAGGCTACCAGGAAGCAGCCAGCGGATTTCAATACGTTGATTCTGCTGTACGATGATCGTATCCAGTTCGGGCCGGTTTTCTACTTCAGTAATACCGGTGCCGCTGACTATTTCAGAGTAGGGACCGTAGTCTGCAAATGGGGTGATCCCCTTTATTCTATAAAAATATCTATGCTCATTTCCGGGTAAGGTATCTTTGAAATGCGGTGAGACAAGAGGCAGGTCTGACACAGGATGAAAGTCCTTTCCATTGGCAGAACGCTCTACGATGTAAGCAGAATAACTATCTTTTTTCCAGGCTAAGGTGACTGTCTTATCCCCGCAAAGCATCCTCACTTCACGCGGTCTGCTTAGTAAACCAGGAACCGCTACTACTACAGCAGTATCCACCACCAGATTCTTCGGCTGTTGTGCCAGGGAGATGCGGTAGGCATAGCGACGCCCTTCCACGATGTCGCTATCTTCAAAATACAGACCAGCGCTTTTAGCCGCTTGCGTGGACAGGTCACAGGCGAGTAAGGCCATCGCCATTCTCCATTCATTTGTATTTTGGGCTTCGTAGAAGGCGCTGAATCCTTTTCCTGCCGGACTTATTTTCTCCCCGTAAATGACTTCAGCAACGATGGCGACCTTTTCATTATTGGGATCCATTTGGGCAAGTGGAAGGGGCTTGATGGGCTGCGGAGTCAATAGGGTAAACCTGTTTTCTCCGATGATGAAGCGCTCAATATTATAACCATACCTGGTGCCCAATTCCCATTCCACGAAACCGGATGGTGCCCAGCGTAACCTGGTTACACCGGGTTGTACATCTGCTATAGCGGCAATATGATGCTCCTGCCCTGTTGCCAGCTGGCAACAGCATAATAAAAACAATAAGATACGGTACATGGAATGTTATAGTTTGTAATAAATGCTTTTGGTGATAGATGAGGTGATATGGTTGTTACCCGGTAGCCGGTAGGCAAGATCTACGGGATAATAAATATTCCGCTGCAGATCAGGATACAGGCTGCTTAAAAGTGGTGAATCCGGGTTAATGGCTGCCGTGGTGTTTAGTAGTTTATGGTAGTCAAGAATTGCTTCACAGGATAGATAATATACGATGCGGGCACGACCGGCTACATAATCATCATTGGCCAGCCAGACGGCATCCAGGGGCGGCGTGCTATTCTTATAAATCAAGGGTATAATCTGATTCTGCAACCAGCTGTTATTCATATTGGCTTTTACAGTGACCAGGTTTTTCAATTCAGGTTCATCAAAAGTTTCCGGCAAATCCCATCGCTGGCCAATGACACTGACATACCCGGTACCTACATCAAAGAAATCTTTTTGATTACCGACAGCACTCATTTTCTCAATGAAGGTGTTGTACATACTGGTGCGGAAATCATAGTTAAGGAGCTCAGTATTTATGGCAGTCCTTGCATCTGCGTTTAAGGTATTTTGTGTAATAGTGGTGGTATCTCCGTTAGCAGATGTATGGGTAATCGCTCCTGCAATGACATGACCTGTATCCGCTTTACTTTCTTTCAATACAAGCAGCTTATAATCCATTTCTTTCATCATACCTGCTGGTATCGCAAAATTCAATTGAGCCATACCGGAGTCATAAGCAAATGATGTTTTCAAAGAATCACCATTTTGATCAGCAAATTTTATCCCTATGTCATCAGCAAACAAATAGGGTTGTCCGCGTTTCAGTTTGATATACCCATTGGGAGATTCTTTTGGCAGGAAATGAGATTGTTGTTTTACCGGGTATGCATAAGCTATATTCTCCCATGGAATATAGGCGGGCGCTGTGCCGGTAGTAAATGAGGTGGCCTTTGTTTCATGGTCATCCAATGCGAGCCAGGTAGTTCCATTTTGTCTTTCTATGTGTACTCTGGCACTGGCATTTAAAGTCGTATTAGGTGGCAGAATATCACGCAGGTTCAGGGTAGCGGTCGTACCATCCCCGGAGATTTCGGTGGTACCTGTTATCATTGTTTTATCGTTCAAGATATTAATCCCATCCAGTTGCACACGGTAGGTCTCCACCTCATCATAATTATTCAGCATAGAAAAGGGTTTCATCACGGGTATATTGAAAGCCACCTGTGGTGCGGCAAATACACTTACTTCGGCAGATTGAGGTGCGGGTCTTATATCATTGATAATGGCAAGGTCCAGTTCCTTTGCATCGGCGATTTCACATTGCGTACCTAGTTCAACTTTTATACGGGCAGTACCGTGTACCATTCCTCCTAATACGGAATACTTCACACCTACTACACCTTTCATCCAGACCGGGTTTGGCATCTTTGCCTGTAATAAAACTGCTGCTGCCAGTTTGGCGATAGGAAAACCTCTTTTCTTTCCAAATACTTTTACCCGCATGCCTACTTCTCCATTCAGGTAAGCATAGGCTTGTCCGGTGGCATACCATCCATTGATCCCAATGATCTCATTACTCCCCTTACACCTGGCCTCTCCATAATCGCGGAGGCAGATATCTGCACCTGCCCCAATATTAAAGTCTCCATACACCCCGTAGTCAAAACTAAATCCCATAGAAAAATGTGCCCCAAAAGCAAGGCCTCCACCAGATTTCAATGGAAATTCCATGGTATTGTAATCACCTAAAACATCACTCACTTCTTTGGGTAGCGGTGGCATATCCTCCAGCTGTGAGCCAGTCATAAAGTACGTCTTAGCCGTCGCTAATCCGGCGATGTCCAGGTTAAACATCTGTGAAGGACGACCTATATAAAAATACCAGCCATCGGGTCCTGTATGCAAGGCACTTTCTCCATTCCCTTTTATAAAGCAATTAATATAGGTTTTCGCGATCGCATCAAATGTACCATTCACATTATCGTATCGCATTTTTAATGTAATGCGGATGGCTGCACTTTCATCACCATTGGCAGCGGTGCTGTTCACTGCTTTTACCGGCAAATGCAAAACATATCCGGCACCATCAAATTGTGCATACCGGAAAGCACCATCAGTACCGAACTGCACTTCCAGCGAAGCATTGACATTGACGATCATTTCTTTTACCAGTGCCAGTGAAACGCCGCCCATAAAACCCAGGCCAGCTTCCTTACTGGGTATGTATTGGAAGATCTCATCTACTTCTTTCAATCCTCCCTGCTGATCTACTTTATTCCTGGAAGCATAAGGATCGAAATCGCGCGGTCTTTCCATGTGATAAGATAAACCACCCATCAGGCCAGTTAGATTTAACATGGGAGGTATTGGTATATTGGTACCTACATAAGCATCCACATGGTAATACCTGTAATCGTCTTTCGATCCGAAATAAGCAGTGGCCCTTGCTTCCGGGATCGGCCCGGGTAAGCCGAATTTCAGGTAGCCCCTGAAGCCGTTTCCATATATAGGATGTTTGTCAAACAGCGTAAGAATGCCATCCATTTTAAAAGCCATGACAGCAACGGATAAACGGATATCATCGATGCTGGCTTTTTCTTCAGTTAGCACAAATGAGGTGGAGCCACTAAATCCCTTATCAGCAGCATTCATGAAATTCAGTTTCACGGCAGCCCCGATGGCGATCTTACCTGCTGAAATACCCAGGCGGATACTATCAAATGAAATGGGGAAAGCGGCCATTTTACTGCTGGTGCTACCCAGGGAAAAAACGCCACTATGCACATAAGGCTGTTGGGTAGAAAGCACCAGGTCCTGGAAGGCGACGCCTTGAATATTCAATACCCCTTTGTTGATATTTACTTTCCCATGCAGCGTAGCAACCGGCACAAAGTTACTTACTTCAATCCTGGAGTTCTTATCCAGGGAGATCTCTCCTGCAAAACATGCATACTTTCTATCCTCTGCTATGGACAATGCAAAGGAATAGTAAGGCACTGTACCCCGCATATTTACAGCTGCTTCATAATCGATCGGTGTTGTACCCAGGAAAGGTATTTGCAATTGCCCGGCCAGTGAACCGCCATTCAGTTTATTCTTACAGAAATTAATGCCTATTTGACTGACTGAAATGGGCCATCCGCCAAGATTGGCATCTCCTAATTGCAACAGGTTTTTTCCTGTCAATGTGCCACTGATCCCCTGGTCATCGATGATAAAATCAGTGACCTTCACCACGGGCCGGCCAAGTTGCACAGGCAATCCCACTTCCAGTTCCTGTAAATAAAATCCCCGCCACAAGGCATCTGTTGCCGCTAGCCCGGCAGGATTTGCCAGGTCACTTAAATCGACTATTGCATTCGTTACTTTAAAACTAAAATCTTCCAGACCGGCAATATGAAAGGCCGGCAGGTCTATGCCTGCTATAATATCACTGAGATCAGATACGTGTAACTGCAAAGTGGCTTTTAGCTGGTTGGCGGCTGGATCTTCCGGGGTAAGCCACTTGTTATCAAATTCGAATACAGCGCTTAAATTAGCCCCTTTAAAGCCGTTACAATCCCAATCAATATAATTCCTGCCATCACCTGGAAAAACGAGATCCAGGTGCTCATTCAGGCCAATAACCTGGTCTTTTAACAATACCAGCTTCGTAGCCCCGGATACCCCTATCCCTCCCGGGGTGAAAGCGATATCCTTTCCCCCGAAGATCAGGTCATGGTCCGTACCCGGAAATGTAAATTTGAAATAAGCATTCAGATAGGCACCCATAGGGGTGAAGCGCGCACTGTCAATAGCAATGACATATACACGTCCATTGATTTCCCGGACAAGGCCCACTGGTAAGTGACCCATTTCCTGCGAACCCAGTGAGCTTACATAGCGCCCGCTGTCCTGGATTGATTTGAAGACACCTGCTACATAGTTTGTATCCGGTGTAGCATCCGCCAGGGACGTGGCGGGATTTAACAGGCATAGGATGACTACGCACAATTGCTGTAGCACAGGTATTGGGTTAGCGTTAAATTTCATGATTACCAGGTTTCAAACAATATTTTGAATATAGGATTATTTTCGCACTAATAAATATTTAATTATTTTTTAAAAATATTATATGACAGTATTTATCGTCCTTGTCAGGCGCGCATGATATAAATAAATAACTGGCGATTTAATATGGAGAGTATGTTTCAATGATTGAGATCAATATTAGCTAACTGGCAATTGCTTATTGATGAATGACATTCGTTGTTGCATTTACCGGCAAATCAATTTCTTTCGAGGTTGTATTCCCCGGCAGATGAATGTCTATCTCTGTTTCATTTCCTCGCAGTTTGATTGCTTTCAAGACTGCGTTTCCGGCAAATCAATCTCTTTCAAGGTCGCATTCCCCGGTAGATGAACGTCTATCTCTGTTTCATTTCCTCGCAGTTTGATTGCTTTCAAGACTGCGTTTCCGGCAAATCAATCTCCTTCAAAGTCGCATTCCCCGGCAGGTCAAAGACCTGGATTTTTATTTTCCCCGCAGGTGGTAAACTATTCGCTTTATAATACCAATCCACGCCATTCCTGGCCATCACCGCCTTGCCTCTTTCCTGCAAACTGCCCGCCGCATCAAATACACAAACCTCTACTTCCGCTACCCTGAATTCATCCTTCGACCGCACTACCACTGTCGTTTCTTCCAGCTGTGCCGCCTGCACTTCAGGGGAATGAAACGCATCCTTTACCGCCATATTATAAGCATTCTGCCCCGGGCCAGCTAAGGATTGATAATAAGCCTTGATTTCCGGATCCGCCATCATCACCTTTGCATAAGCCGCCGCAACGCGCATCTTGTACCTCGCTTCCAGCTGCTTTTCCGTCGGTTTCTTATTAGACTTTCCGCGTTTTTTGGCCACTATAACCTGGCCGTTCCTCCTGTAAATTGAAATTTCCTTGCCGATAGAACCTTCGACAAATTGTAATAAGCTGTTGTCTTTTAATAAAGCCATAAAATTGCTTTTGGGGTTATGAAATGAATATACAAATAAAGGGTCAGCCTTTGTACTTCTTTTACTCTAAATAAGTACTAATACATCATTTGAAGGTCACTTCAATATCAAGTAGATATTGAAGTGAC
This window of the Chitinophaga sancti genome carries:
- a CDS encoding acyltransferase family protein, translating into MSGDVLKSKQHYEILDGLRGVAAFAVVTFHFMEIVISDYSRNFIGHGFLAVDFFFCLSGFVIAYAYDSRIGSMGLKQFFISRLIRLHPLVVLGTVLGLIGFLWDPFTPTPAGYGVGKITLLFLTGILMIPYPVVAERWLNNFNLNAPSWSLFWEYVANIVYGLLLWKLPRRVLLVLLCIAAAGLVYVGYTAGNMMGGWSGGTFWQGGARISYGFLAGMLVYRYHIIISNKLGFIGLSVLLLAALMMPHFKYNWLAETGVVMLYFPLLVALGAGAGLHSAVQGLCNFLGKLSYPLYMTHYMVMFVFSGYLLKYKPDNAQITWIVIIGLILLVGFAWLVMVLFDTPVRKYLTSLRGNS
- a CDS encoding fibronectin type III domain-containing protein, whose translation is MYRILLFLLCCCQLATGQEHHIAAIADVQPGVTRLRWAPSGFVEWELGTRYGYNIERFIIGENRFTLLTPQPIKPLPLAQMDPNNEKVAIVAEVIYGEKISPAGKGFSAFYEAQNTNEWRMAMALLACDLSTQAAKSAGLYFEDSDIVEGRRYAYRISLAQQPKNLVVDTAVVVAVPGLLSRPREVRMLCGDKTVTLAWKKDSYSAYIVERSANGKDFHPVSDLPLVSPHFKDTLPGNEHRYFYRIKGITPFADYGPYSEIVSGTGITEVENRPELDTIIVQQNQRIEIRWLLPGSLKDQLAKIVITRAANSKGPFRPIANFNKIAYAFTDQHPGNSNYYRIKGITKQGKAIYSFPYFAQLIDTIPPAVPTGFNGNVDSIGIATLKWKANIEPDLLGYRVFRANSLTEEFVELSKKILSQPAFTDTLTLHTLSANIFYKVIAVDKNYNTSPYSAVILLKRPDTIPPSASLFTKAIGTDTAIVLEWQNSSSEDAIRYILYRVNTKDSSRVQISAWDHPQKMSSFRDTALRPGNTYYYELLVCDAAGNKAIAISSDVFFESGTRPPITSWKAEKQDQHILLHWQYHLAGVKQFRIYRAKSNDLFTLYTTLDGNLHDYTDKVLFPGNVYKYKITAVLPGDVKSAMSKVIEVIY